The following are encoded together in the Rhodothermus sp. genome:
- a CDS encoding DUF151 domain-containing protein yields the protein MELIQVDIVGLSTSPTSGGAYALVLGEIEGNRRLPIIIGAFEAQAIALELEKIQPPRPMTHDLLRDLFEAVGAEVLSIVIDELRDGTFYAKIRFVHNGRERQLDARPSDAVALAVRVDAPIFVAPAVMEEAGIPTEEGAGFPVSSEPDEEAAPEPPMSRLERLQKMLEKAIEEEDYERAAQLRDEIARLKKEQGQN from the coding sequence ATGGAATTGATCCAGGTTGACATTGTCGGGCTTTCGACCAGTCCCACCAGCGGGGGTGCGTATGCGCTGGTCTTAGGCGAAATCGAAGGCAATCGCCGGCTACCCATCATTATCGGAGCATTTGAAGCGCAGGCTATTGCCCTGGAGCTTGAAAAGATTCAGCCGCCGCGTCCGATGACGCACGACCTGTTGCGCGACCTGTTCGAAGCGGTGGGGGCGGAAGTGCTCAGTATTGTGATTGATGAATTGCGCGACGGGACGTTTTATGCGAAGATTCGTTTTGTGCACAACGGACGCGAGCGACAACTGGATGCCCGGCCAAGCGATGCGGTGGCTCTGGCGGTGCGGGTGGACGCACCGATCTTTGTAGCGCCTGCCGTAATGGAGGAAGCCGGCATTCCCACCGAAGAGGGTGCCGGCTTTCCGGTGAGTAGCGAACCGGATGAAGAAGCAGCGCCTGAGCCTCCCATGTCGCGTCTGGAGCGTCTGCAGAAGATGCTGGAAAAGGCCATCGAAGAGGAAGATTACGAACGAGCCGCTCAGTTGCGTGACGAGATTGCCCGCCTGAAAAAGGAGCAGGGCCAGAACTGA